A genomic stretch from Megalobrama amblycephala isolate DHTTF-2021 linkage group LG22, ASM1881202v1, whole genome shotgun sequence includes:
- the zmp:0000000991 gene encoding uncharacterized protein zmp:0000000991 isoform X3, with amino-acid sequence MLHPGPSAQHIHNKKDLETSTTASSPALPLTGLQKSTKNLQIKQIILLRSKKDSSRTSEEQTKSARFTSTISISLPNRRHKKDTTEEKTLQGTTNLNNTLEVVKNTANQHNTELRDVFSPTEKCGKSTGELFKDEDGPKATFDGDSFTTLHQHVHNTPKQGQNTGIQQNIGLYEQTQIIHDSQRHSTQPVCEVETEVIKDFGSNDCRENAPTSPQYHSNLTSIGVDSGLKASTDSHLFACHAEVLNQVLSLSSFTAPDSENTSEPEPSLFNPSSAMLTSALASVLAPPWSGRLRRPKQGSNDVEHVPQDCGQNVNTSSLFRQDRQQSLFLPSQRQPSEHILANNNEMLSTAGTGFNSPDWQKENNSPNVTTTVQPKRPILKSSSVSTMYNNTELHPFSTPMDTHQVPISGYRISQTEDEYEPFKSLSSKPTTSSLLLSLRRTNLRNSSAESTQTQTPITRSVRSLTMPSRIVLKTQSFAQTVTGEDQTAKYPDTPTRTEEIPVSQFPFSPRIKSREPLRTPLFLNKPETEISKRLEASVARAEEELFPQSTTKTGQIGVKAQQSSYSVLLRKYSSTEDINPVEKSTVKDTNLQNFSITKPKITAHTTISPKDSTNFNVQQSDFNVQNIISQSSQNITARNSSGTSTFTDSLNYSPRKDSSVDEISPASVGQIYLDSKKHSQSSQSSMDLSSPLSPSRPLRSVRVPSIYSYLRESSPAVSTPFPSTPSPHIQRPETLPPKQDGGITLQGDQKTFPSRFSFDNPFVPEVQALQRSSYGSSTHIAPAQSLPPDFGRGSAPRLSTSPYSSLISSRPALNNTSQGLSSPPASKTHSRSTSYDIVTTQADHIKGDPSSSLSTYTRITRRSKEQLASPNREQRTAVQAYTSTLDNHRPAQPCLSQTSPDASFVMESQSAKINPHPRQPNTGSNNFPCQEHDGLTALQDDKGNAYPKQRLSEKEKYLLHNKLTVKSETPLTAEKETTAVHNHERLQEMQSRNSKKGLFASRVKKDNAFSSASLPDKEVVSPQYLKTKRHSPEFKTSSRIDQILNRLKLTFGVKRSDSTLDTITKKYKSPTQQLSDTETFEKSKTEEKTYSGSQRELSNSALTIDKASFCSLPPLTLKKSENTLNMDSQSSSTTEQKSSGCTWEAPNSNLITDKADFASFGSLSPLTLKKSENILNMDWQNRSTTEQKTSGCTWEVPNSHLTTDKTYFASFGSLSPLTLKKSENTLNMDWQNRSTTEQKTSRCTWEAPNSNLTTDKTYFASFRSLSPLNLKKSSENVGQLKRHSDETGKWSYSRSSSPHRLKAQSMIRSATLPHYKKSPVGPPSPFYLFDFDSEDIQNDNVFYSPVSKKTNSLCESEDFSLLSSTKRAAQQNLVRSRLSSSCADLKYGLHNGRSYSVSSVVSSRPSGPGRISTSSISDLSSLDDFAPKENYTFDSPVSSNYSPSYDPKSVCDKQSQSGYTDNLLDNDDADPTPPPSPTLSSSPRRISQAPAMSSLMRTTSENLSPPRGILPSRSYTTSLTVFEESGSDTTTDDEYYVDNGDEDEVETEL; translated from the exons ATGTTGCATCCTGGACCCTCAGCTCAACACATCCACAACAAGAAGGATTTAGAAACAAGTACTACTGCATCTTCACCAGCGTTGCCATTAACAGGCCTGCAGAAAAGCACCAAAA ATTTGCAGATCAAGCAGATAATACTGCTCAGATCTAAGAAAGACTCCAGTAGGACATCTGAGGAACAGACAAAGTCTGCCAGATTCACTTCCACCATCTCTATCAGTCTTCCCAACAGAAGACACAAAAAAGACACAACAGAGGAAAAAACGTTGCAAGGCACGACTAATCT TAACAACACACTTGAAGTGGTGAAGAACACAGCTAATCAACACAACACAGAG CTAAGGGACGTGTTTTCACCAACAGAGAAATGTGGCAAATCAACTGGTGAATTATTTAAGGATGAGGATGGGCCAAAAGCAACCTTTGATGGAGACAGCTTTACCACTCTGCATCAACATGTACATAACACACCTAAGCAGGGACAAAATACAGGAATACAGCAAAACATAGGCCTTTATGAACAAACTCAAATAATCCACGACTCACAAAGACATTCTACTCAACCTGTTTGTGAGGTAGAAACAGAAGTCATCAAGGATTTTGGATCCAACGACTGTAGAGAGAATGCTCCAACATCTCCACAGTACCACAGTAATCTGACCTCCATAGGAGTGGACAGTGGACTAAAAGCAAGCACTGATTCCCATCTTTTTGCATGCCATGCAGAAGTGCTAAACCAGGTCTTGTCATTATCCTCTTTCACTGCACCGGATTCTGAAAACACTTCTGAGCCAGAACCTAGTCTTTTCAATCCTTCATCAGCTATGTTGACGTCTGCCCTGGCCTCAGTTCTTGCTCCACCTTGGAGTGGCCGCCTTCGAAGACCCAAGCAAGGCAGCAATGACGTAGAGCATGTACCCCAAGATTGTGGACAAAATGTCAACACATCTAGCTTATTTCGCCAGGATCGGCAGCAATCACTGTTTCTGCCTTCCCAAAGGCAACCATCTGAACACATATTGGCCAATAACAATGAAATGCTGTCAACTGCTGGAACCGGCTTTAACTCTCCTGATTGGCAAAAAGAGAACAATTCCCCAAATGTCACAACCACAGTACAGCCAAAGAGACCCATTTTGAAATCCTCCTCTGTGAGCACGATGTACAACAATACAGAATTGCACCCTTTTTCCACACCTATGGACACTCATCAGGTACCAATTTCAGGGTACAGAATATCCCAAACTGAAGATGAATATGAGCCTTTCAAATCATTGAGCTCCAAGCCAACAACAAGCAGCCTGCTTCTTTCGTTAAGGAGGACAAATTTGAGAAACTCTAGTGCTGAATCCACACAAACGCAGACTCCGATAACTAGGTCTGTTAGGTCCCTTACAATGCCTAGCAGAATTGTTTTGAAAACTCAATCATTTGCCCAAACTGTTACCGGTGAGGACCAAACCGCCAAATACCCAGACACACCTACAAGAACAGAGGAAATACCAGTCAGTCAATTCCCTTTCTCTCCTAGAATTAAGAGTAGAGAGCCGTTAAGGACACCACTGTTTCTAAACAAACCGGAGACAGAAATTTCAAAGAGACTAGAAGCTTCTGTTGCCAGAGCAGAGGAGGAACTTTTCCCACAATCCACGACCAAAACAGGCCAAATTGGGGTCAAAGCTCAACAGAGCTCTTATTCAGTTCTTTTGAGGAAATATTCCAGTACAGAGGACATTAATCCAGTGGAAAAAAGTACTGTTAAAGACACCAACCTGCAAAACTTCAGTATTACCAAACCAAAAATAACTGCACACACCACAATTTCTCCCAAAGACTCAACAAATTTTAATGTTCAACAATCAGACTTTAATGTTCAAAACATAATATCACAAAGCTCACAAAATATAACAGCCAGAAATTCTTCAGGCACAAGCACCTTCACAGACAGTCTTAACTACTCACCCAGGAAAGACTCTTCTGTAGATGAAATAAGCCCAGCATCTGTGGGACAGATATATCTGGACTCTAAGAAACATTCTCAGTCAAGTCAAAGCTCAATGGATCTTTCAAGCCCTCTTTCTCCAAGCAGACCTCTCAGAAGTGTCAGAGTACCAAGCATCTATTCATACCTTCGAGAGTCCAGCCCAGCTGTGTCCACCCCTTTCCCTTCCACCCCTTCTCCCCACATACAGAGACCTGAAACATTGCCTCCAAAGCAAGATGGAGGCATAACACTGCAGGGTGACCAGAAGACATTTCCCTCAAGATTTTCGTTCGACAACCCATTTGTACCAGAGGTACAAGCATTACAAAGAAGTTCTTATGGCTCCAGCACTCATATAGCCCCAGCTCAATCTCTGCCTCCTGATTTTGGAAGAGGATCAGCACCTCGTCTCAGCACTTCTCCATATTCTAGCCTCATCTCCTCAAGACCTGCACTCAATAACACTTCACAAGGACTGTCTTCTCCACCTGCCTCTAAAACACATTCAAGATCTACATCTTATGATATTGTAACCACTCAAGCTGACCATATAAAAGGTGACCCAAGCTCTTCACTATCCACATACACAAGGATAACAAGGAGATCAAAGGAACAGTTAGCTTCTCCTAACAGAGAACAGAGGACAGCAGTTCAAGCTTATACAAGCACCCTAGATAATCACAGACCTGCCCAGCCATGCCTCTCACAAACCTCACCAGATGCAAGTTTTGTCATGGAAAGCCAAAGCGCAAAAATAAATCCACACCCAAGGCAACCCAATACAGGCTCTAACAACTTCCCTTGTCAGGAACATGATGGCTTGACTGCACTTCAGGATGATAAGGGTAATGCTTACCCCAAGCAAAGACTTAGTGAGAAAGAGAAGTATTTACTACATAATAAGCTCACAGTAAAAAGTGAGACTCCACTTACAGCTGAGAAAGAGACTACAGCTGTGCATAATCATGAGAGACTGCAGGAAATGCAGAGTCGCAATTCAAAGAAAGGCCTCTTTGCTTCACGAGTTAAGAAAGACAATGCCTTCTCTTCTGCGTCTTTGCCAGACAAAGAGGTTGTTAGTCCCCAGTATTTAAAAACCAAAAGACATTCCCCAGAGTTTAAAACAAGCAGCAGGATCGACCAGATATTAAATCGcttgaaactgacatttggtgTCAAACGTTCAGACAGCACACTTGACACAATCACGAAAAAGTACAAGTCCCCCACCCAACAACTCTCAGACACTGAGACTTTTGAAAAATCCAAGACTGAGGAGAAAACATATTCTGGAAGCCAACGGGAGCTCTCTAACTCCGCTTTAACAATCGATAAAGCCTCTTTTTGTTCCTTGCCACCACTAACATTGAAGAAATCtgagaatacattaaatatggATTCACAAAGCAGTTCGACAACTGAACAAAAGTCTTCTGGGTGCACGTGGGAGGCCCCCAACTCAAATTTGATCACTGATAAAGCGGATTTTGCCAGTTTTGGGTCCTTGTCACCACTAACGTTAAAGAAATCTgagaatatattaaatatggATTGGCAAAACAGGTCCACAACTGAACAAAAGACTTCTGGGTGCACGTGGGAAGTCCCCAACTCACATTTGACCACTGATAAAACGTATTTTGCCAGTTTTGGGTCCTTGTCACCACTAACGTTAAAGAAATCtgagaatacattaaatatggATTGGCAAAACAGGTCCACAACTGAACAAAAGACTTCTAGGTGCACGTGGGAGGCCCCCAACTCAAATTTGACCACTGATAAAACGTATTTTGCCAGTTTTAGGTCCTTGTCACCCTTAAATTTAAAGAAATCATCTGAGAATGTTGGTCAGCTAAAGAGGCATAGCGATGAAACTGGAAAATGGTCTTACAGCAGGAGCTCTAGTCCGCACAGACTAAAGGCCCAAAGTATGATCCGTTCTGCCACCTTGCCACATTACAAAAAATCCCCCGTCGGTCCTCCATCACCcttttatttgtttgattttgattCAGAAGACATTCAGAATGACAACGTGTTTTATAGTCCAGTGAGCAAAAAAACTAATTCTCTTTGTGAGTCTGAGGACTTCTCTCTGTTGAGCTCCACCAAGAGGGCAGCGCAGCAAAACCTTGTGAGGTCTCGATTGTCCTCGTCCTGTGCAGACTTAAAGTATGGTCTGCACAATGGACGATCTTACTCAGTCAGCAGTGTAGTTTCAAGCCGGCCATCAGGTCCTGGACGAATCTCAACAAGCAGCATCAGCGACCTCTCAAGTTTGGATGACTTTGCGCCAAAGGAGAATTATACATTTGACTCTCCAGTGAGTAGTAACTATTCCCCAAGCTATGATCCCAAATCTGTCTGTGATAAACAGTCTCAATCTGGATATACAGATAATCTTCTTGATAATGATGATGCAGACCCAACCCCACCTCCATCACCAACTTTGTCCTCTTCACCTCGCCGGATATCCCAGGCTCCTGCTATGTCTTCCCTCATGAGGACAACTTCAGAAAATCTGTCTCCTCCTCGAGGTATCCTGCCATCTAGGAGCTACACAACCAGCTTGACTGTTTTTGAGGAGTCTGGTTCTGACACTACAACTGATGATGAATACTATGTTGACAATGGTGATGAGGATGAGGTAGAAACAGAACTTTAG